The Treponema medium genome has a window encoding:
- a CDS encoding glycine/sarcosine/betaine reductase component B subunit, translated as MKLELGIIPIHEMRFSDKTAIKGTCLEINKDELISLIKEDPLIIDVSLTITKPGDKTRIISVKDVIEPRCKIEGSGVCFPGFFTGEEDTVGSGKTAVLRGAAVVTTGTVVGFQEGIIDMSGPGAEYTPFSRTVNLVVKGIVKDDTTRAVKEKSLRLMGLKTARYLGNAAKSVAPAETEVYETLNPIEQAKKYPNLPKVGYVYALQSQGLLHDTYYYGVDVKQIVPTIMYPTEAMDGAVVSGNCVSACDKNPTYVHQNSPVIHELYKRHGKDYNFIGVIVTNENVTLADKERSSSLTARLAEQLGLDAVIISEEGFGNPDADLMMNCRKIAAKGIKTVLLTDEYAGQDGASQSLADAHPSADAVVSNGNANQVIKLPKMDLVIGDPQQANVIAGAWDGSLHEDGSIEAELQVITGATNELGFWNLSACGL; from the coding sequence ATGAAGCTTGAACTGGGAATTATCCCTATTCATGAGATGCGGTTTTCCGATAAAACTGCTATCAAAGGAACTTGTCTTGAAATAAACAAAGATGAGCTGATATCTCTCATTAAAGAAGATCCGCTTATCATAGATGTTTCACTGACAATTACCAAACCGGGCGATAAAACCCGTATTATTTCCGTTAAAGACGTTATTGAACCACGGTGTAAGATTGAAGGCAGCGGTGTATGTTTCCCCGGATTCTTTACCGGTGAGGAAGACACTGTCGGGTCGGGTAAAACTGCCGTACTTCGCGGTGCAGCAGTCGTAACAACCGGTACCGTTGTCGGATTTCAAGAAGGAATTATCGATATGAGTGGTCCCGGCGCCGAATATACGCCGTTTTCCCGCACGGTTAACCTTGTAGTAAAAGGTATTGTCAAAGATGATACTACCCGTGCAGTTAAAGAAAAATCGTTGCGCTTGATGGGGCTGAAAACTGCCCGCTATTTGGGTAACGCCGCAAAGTCCGTTGCTCCGGCAGAAACCGAAGTTTACGAAACCTTGAACCCGATCGAACAGGCCAAGAAATATCCCAATCTGCCGAAAGTCGGTTATGTATATGCACTTCAAAGTCAGGGATTGCTGCATGACACCTACTACTACGGTGTCGATGTTAAGCAGATTGTTCCGACCATTATGTACCCCACAGAGGCAATGGACGGCGCAGTTGTAAGCGGTAACTGTGTTTCTGCCTGTGATAAAAACCCGACGTATGTACACCAGAACAGCCCCGTTATCCACGAACTGTATAAGCGGCACGGAAAGGATTATAACTTTATCGGTGTTATCGTAACCAACGAGAACGTAACGCTTGCCGATAAAGAGCGCTCCTCTTCTCTGACTGCACGACTTGCGGAACAACTGGGTCTCGATGCGGTTATTATCTCCGAGGAAGGTTTCGGTAACCCCGATGCCGACTTGATGATGAACTGCCGCAAGATTGCTGCAAAGGGTATTAAAACCGTATTGTTGACCGACGAATATGCCGGACAGGACGGTGCGAGCCAGTCGCTTGCAGATGCTCATCCTTCTGCGGACGCCGTTGTGTCGAACGGAAACGCCAATCAGGTTATCAAACTGCCTAAGATGGACTTGGTTATCGGCGATCCCCAACAGGCCAATGTTATTGCGGGTGCATGGGACGGCAGCTTACATGAAGACGGAAGTATCGAAGCGGAATTACAGGTTATTACCGGCGCAACCAATGAGCTGGGCTTCTGGAATTTATCTGCATGCGGATTATAA